A single Alosa sapidissima isolate fAloSap1 chromosome 17, fAloSap1.pri, whole genome shotgun sequence DNA region contains:
- the trdmt1 gene encoding tRNA (cytosine(38)-C(5))-methyltransferase isoform X2 has translation MAEVVAAVDVNTTANHIYKHNFPNTTLLPKTIEGITINEFDKLGFDMILMSPPCQPFTRIGLQGDVSDPRAKSFLYILDLLPRLSKLPRFILLENVKGFETSSARDALLKTLRDCGYNFQELLLTPTCLGIPNSRLRYFLIAKAPPDSFTFQISSEILESFPSSSGNDASSETTMVPDCPSECLDSTNGEDGTILYKLETAQDAHRKMGQNSDESVRRIQEFLEVQEEDGGDMEQYLLPPKTLLRYALLMDIVRPTCRRSVCFTKGYGHYVEGTGSVLHSCVEEDMEEAFRSLELQPEEEKLRRLKRLKLRYFTPREIANLMGFPAYFTFPEDVSVKQCYRVLGNSLNVHVVAQLIKVMLS, from the exons ATGGCTGAAGTGGTGGCTGCTGTGGACGTCAATACAACAGCCAATcacatttacaaacacaatTTCCCCAACACCACTTTATTGCCCAAGACCATCGAG GGAATCACTATAAACGAGTTTGACAAATTGGGatttgacatgattttgatgagTCCCCCATGTCAACCCTTCACACG TATTGGACTGCAAGGTGATGTATCTGACCCAAGGGCTAAAAGCTTCCTGTACATCCTTGACCTCCTGCCAAG GCTAAGTAAACTGCCACGCTTCATTCTGCTGGAGAACGTGAAAGGCTTTGAGACATCCAGTGCAAG AGATGCTCTGCTGAAGACACTCAGGGATTGTGGCTACAACTTCCAGGAGTTGCTGCTCACACCCACTTGT CTTGGAATACCAAACTCAAGACTGCGCTATTTCCTGATAGCAAAAGCACCTCCAGATTCCTTCACATTCCAGATAAGCTCAGAG ATTTTGGAAAGTTTTCCATCGTCTTCTGGTAATGATGCTTCTTCAGAGACCACCATGGTGCCAGATTGTCCCTCTGAGTGTCTAGACAGTACAAATGGAGAGGATGGGACCATCTTGTACAAGCTGGAGACAGCCCAGGACGCCCATAGGAAGATGGGTCAGAACAGCGATGAGTCAGTCAGGAGGATACAGGAGTTCCTGGAGGTCCAGGAAGAAGATGGAGGAGACATGGAGCAGTATCTGCTCCCCCCTAAAACCCTTCTGCGCTATGCCTTGCTCATGGACATTGTGCGGCCTACATGTAGACGATCTGTGTGCTTCACAAAAGG GTATGGCCACTATGTTGAGGGCACTGGCTCAGTGCTGCATTCCTGTGTGGAGGAGGATATGGAGGAGGCTTTCCGCTCACTGGAGCTGCAGCCAGAGGAGGAGAAGCTGAGGCGGCTGAAGAGACTGAAGCTGCGCTATTTCACTCCCAGAGAGATTGCTAATCTCATGGGCTTTCCCGCTTACTTCA CTTTTCCAGAGGATGTCTCGGTGAAACAGTGTTACCGGGTGCTGGGGAACAGTCTGAATGTCCATGTGGTGGCCCAACTCATCAAAGTGATGCTGTCTTGA
- the trdmt1 gene encoding tRNA (cytosine(38)-C(5))-methyltransferase isoform X1 yields the protein MDGLRVLELYSGIGGMHYALKESGVMAEVVAAVDVNTTANHIYKHNFPNTTLLPKTIEGITINEFDKLGFDMILMSPPCQPFTRIGLQGDVSDPRAKSFLYILDLLPRLSKLPRFILLENVKGFETSSARDALLKTLRDCGYNFQELLLTPTCLGIPNSRLRYFLIAKAPPDSFTFQISSEILESFPSSSGNDASSETTMVPDCPSECLDSTNGEDGTILYKLETAQDAHRKMGQNSDESVRRIQEFLEVQEEDGGDMEQYLLPPKTLLRYALLMDIVRPTCRRSVCFTKGYGHYVEGTGSVLHSCVEEDMEEAFRSLELQPEEEKLRRLKRLKLRYFTPREIANLMGFPAYFTFPEDVSVKQCYRVLGNSLNVHVVAQLIKVMLS from the exons ATGGATGGTTTGCGTGTATTAGAATTATACAGTGGGATAGGTGGAATGCACTACGCATTGAAAG AGAGTGGAGTGATGGCTGAAGTGGTGGCTGCTGTGGACGTCAATACAACAGCCAATcacatttacaaacacaatTTCCCCAACACCACTTTATTGCCCAAGACCATCGAG GGAATCACTATAAACGAGTTTGACAAATTGGGatttgacatgattttgatgagTCCCCCATGTCAACCCTTCACACG TATTGGACTGCAAGGTGATGTATCTGACCCAAGGGCTAAAAGCTTCCTGTACATCCTTGACCTCCTGCCAAG GCTAAGTAAACTGCCACGCTTCATTCTGCTGGAGAACGTGAAAGGCTTTGAGACATCCAGTGCAAG AGATGCTCTGCTGAAGACACTCAGGGATTGTGGCTACAACTTCCAGGAGTTGCTGCTCACACCCACTTGT CTTGGAATACCAAACTCAAGACTGCGCTATTTCCTGATAGCAAAAGCACCTCCAGATTCCTTCACATTCCAGATAAGCTCAGAG ATTTTGGAAAGTTTTCCATCGTCTTCTGGTAATGATGCTTCTTCAGAGACCACCATGGTGCCAGATTGTCCCTCTGAGTGTCTAGACAGTACAAATGGAGAGGATGGGACCATCTTGTACAAGCTGGAGACAGCCCAGGACGCCCATAGGAAGATGGGTCAGAACAGCGATGAGTCAGTCAGGAGGATACAGGAGTTCCTGGAGGTCCAGGAAGAAGATGGAGGAGACATGGAGCAGTATCTGCTCCCCCCTAAAACCCTTCTGCGCTATGCCTTGCTCATGGACATTGTGCGGCCTACATGTAGACGATCTGTGTGCTTCACAAAAGG GTATGGCCACTATGTTGAGGGCACTGGCTCAGTGCTGCATTCCTGTGTGGAGGAGGATATGGAGGAGGCTTTCCGCTCACTGGAGCTGCAGCCAGAGGAGGAGAAGCTGAGGCGGCTGAAGAGACTGAAGCTGCGCTATTTCACTCCCAGAGAGATTGCTAATCTCATGGGCTTTCCCGCTTACTTCA CTTTTCCAGAGGATGTCTCGGTGAAACAGTGTTACCGGGTGCTGGGGAACAGTCTGAATGTCCATGTGGTGGCCCAACTCATCAAAGTGATGCTGTCTTGA